ATATTATTATTATAATAACAGTTTCATTTCCGCTGCTACATTTGCGGCTTCTTCTGCAGCTTTTTCGGCAAAATCATTTCCGCTACTTGCAAATATAATACTTCGTGACGCATTAATCAGCAATCCTGTGTCTGCATTGCGGCCATTGGCAATGGTTTCAGCTAATGAACCACCCTGTGTTCCCACTCCTGGAACTAGTAAAAAATGATTCGGAATAAGTTGTCTTATTTCTTTCATTTGTGTAGCTTTGGTTGCACCTACCACAAACATGGCTTGGTCCGCTCCAAACTTTGCAGCAGTTTTTTGGATTACTGCTGAATATAGTTTTCCATTGTTGGTATCTAGGTTTTCAAAATCATTGCTCCCCTCGTTTGAGGTTAATCCCAATACAATGGTGAACTTATTTTTATAGGCAAAAAAAGGCTCCAAACAATCCAAGCCCATATAGGGTGAAACCGTTACCGCATCGGCTTGCATCACTTCAAAAAAAGCTTTGGCATATTGTTGTGACGTATTGCCAATATCAGCACGTTTGGCATCAGCAATTTTTAAATGGGTTGATGGAATATAGTTGAAGGTTTCTTCCAATATTTGCCAACCACGCCAGCCCAAACTTTCATAA
The sequence above is a segment of the Bacteroidota bacterium genome. Coding sequences within it:
- the pyrF gene encoding orotidine-5'-phosphate decarboxylase, which gives rise to MNHAELVSKIKQHKNCLCVGLDTDIEKLPIHLRGDIESIIVFNKQIIDATLPHCVAYKINTAFYESLGWRGWQILEETFNYIPSTHLKIADAKRADIGNTSQQYAKAFFEVMQADAVTVSPYMGLDCLEPFFAYKNKFTIVLGLTSNEGSNDFENLDTNNGKLYSAVIQKTAAKFGADQAMFVVGATKATQMKEIRQLIPNHFLLVPGVGTQGGSLAETIANGRNADTGLLINASRSIIFASSGNDFAEKAAEEAANVAAEMKLLL